TCGCCCCGGACGCGTTCACCGGGATCGTCGCGCAGGTGCCGTTCGTGGACGCCCTCACCTCGATCCTCGATCCGTCGCTGCCGCTGACCGTCACCGAGTGGGAGGAGTGGGGCAACCCGCTGGAGGACCCCGAGGTGTACGCGTACATGAAGTCCTACACGCCGTACGAGAACGTGGCGCCGGTGGACTACCCGGCGATCCTCGCCGTGACCAGTCTCAACGACACCCGGGTGCTCTACTCGGAGCCGGCGAAGTGGATCGCCCGGTTGCGGGCGGTCGCGCCGGGCGGCGACTACCTGCTCAAGACCGAGATGGGCGCGGGGCACGGCGGCCCGAGCGGCCGCTACGACGCCTGGCGCGAGGAGGCGTTCATCAACGCGTGGATCCTGGACCGCCTCGGCCGCGCCTGACGGTGATCGGGGGGCGGCCATGACCGACGAGGACGAGGACGGCGCGGAGGCCGGCGCGCCGCCGGGTGCGGCCCGGCGCGCGTCCGCCTGGATGATCCTCGCGATCGTGGCCGCCGCCCTGCTCGTCTGCTGCTGCTCGGCCGCCGTCGGCCTGCTGATCTCCTGGTCCGCGGGTCTCTTCCACACCCCGACCTGACCGTCGGCGGCGCGCTCCGCAGCCGGTCAGGTCGGGCGCCAGCCGTGCCGGCCGGTCAACGACGACCGGCGCCGACCAGCGCGGCGGCCTCGCCGGTACGTACCATCCGCTGCCAGCGCAGCCTGTTGCCGACCAGCGCGGTGACCACCGACTGCACCACCACCAGGTACATCAGCTGCCGGTAGACCAACTGCTGCAACGGCAGCGCCCACAGTGGCCCGTACCGCTCCCGATCCAGGTGCAGCGCGTAGCTGGCGGTGGCCGCCTGGAGCAACAGCAGCCCGACCCAGGCCAGGGCGAGGGTCGACCAGGGCAGGAAGAGCAGGCCGTAGACGGCGAACACGTCGACCGCCGGCGCGGTCAGCGGCAGCACGATCTGGAAGACCATGAGGTACGGCAGTCCGCGCCGGCCGAGCTTGCCGCCGGCACCCGACTCACGCGGCGCGTGCCGGTGCTTCCACATCGCCTGCATGGTGCCGTAACACCAGCGGTAGCGCTGCCGCCACAACTGGCGCAGCGAAGAGGGGGCCTCGGTCCAGGCGATGGCCGACTCCTCGTAGATCACCCGCCACCCGGCCCTGAGCACCTGCATGGTCAGGTCGGTGTCCTCGGCCAGCGTGTCCGCCGGCACCCCGCCCACCCGCAGCAGCACCTCCCGGCGGAACGCACCGATCGCGCCGGGGATGGTCGGCATGCAGTTCAGCACGTCGTACATCCGCCGGTCGAGGTTGAAGCCGATCACGTACTCGAGGTGCTGCCACCGGCCGAGCAGCCGGCGCCGGTTGGCGACCTTGGTGTTGCCGCTGATCGCGCCGACCGACGGGTCGGCGAAGCCCTGCACCAGCCGGTGCACGGTGTCCGGCTGGAACACGGTGTCCCCGTCCACCAGCACCAGCAGGTTCGCCCGGGCAGCCCGGATGCCGGTGTTCAGCGCCGCCGGTTTGCCGGCGTTGGCCTGCCGGATCACGCGTACCCCGCGCAGCCGCATCCGCTCGACGATGTCGGCGGTGCCGTCGTCCGATCCGTCGTCCACCACGATCACCTCGAGCAGCGGGTACGCGCTGGCGACCAGGGAGCGGACCGTGGCGGCGATGTTCGCCGCCTCGTTGTACGCGGGAACGATCACCGACACCGGGGCGCGTACCTCTGGCCGGCCAGGCCGGTGCCGGCGGACCCGGCGCACGTGCCGCTGGGCGCAGAACACCTGCACCGCCAGCCGCGCCACGCCGAGCACCAGGGCGACGGCGAGCAGCAGGTTCATCGCACCGGCCGACCAGCGGGCGCCGGTCTGGGTCCAGCGCAGCGCGGTGCCACTCAACCGGGTG
Above is a window of Micromonospora coriariae DNA encoding:
- a CDS encoding bifunctional polysaccharide deacetylase/glycosyltransferase family 2 protein, translating into MARHVARRDPRAHWLLLLLGLLLLLAALTVNGVVTGLAGGSGAPAADGSATPGVPAQVGSGGPVLRLDRAEPVSRALPDRTIALTFDDGPDPRWTPQVLDVLRRHGAHATFFVVGARVNEHPELVRRILAEGHEIGSHTFTHSDLAALPAWRRELELSLTRKAIATATGQEVTLLRPPFSSVPTALTGPEYAALRAAAGTGHVAVLADRDTRDWQRPGVDNIVQAATPRRGQGAVVLMHDGGGDRAQTVAALDRLLPALTGQGYRFTTVSTGIGASPSMVPAGDGTRLSGTALRWTQTGARWSAGAMNLLLAVALVLGVARLAVQVFCAQRHVRRVRRHRPGRPEVRAPVSVIVPAYNEAANIAATVRSLVASAYPLLEVIVVDDGSDDGTADIVERMRLRGVRVIRQANAGKPAALNTGIRAARANLLVLVDGDTVFQPDTVHRLVQGFADPSVGAISGNTKVANRRRLLGRWQHLEYVIGFNLDRRMYDVLNCMPTIPGAIGAFRREVLLRVGGVPADTLAEDTDLTMQVLRAGWRVIYEESAIAWTEAPSSLRQLWRQRYRWCYGTMQAMWKHRHAPRESGAGGKLGRRGLPYLMVFQIVLPLTAPAVDVFAVYGLLFLPWSTLALAWVGLLLLQAATASYALHLDRERYGPLWALPLQQLVYRQLMYLVVVQSVVTALVGNRLRWQRMVRTGEAAALVGAGRR